A window of the Methanomassiliicoccales archaeon genome harbors these coding sequences:
- a CDS encoding DnaA/Hda family protein, whose amino-acid sequence MLAELGIPEGQVVDRYRGGEGVLKRVLEDVKRYAFSGYIKLQFEFNIDRAEGVLVFNSGEPVLALYAFRKGGVMKSQRLYKGAQAVEFIWEDSLLPESSISLHSRVSIQDIERSHPDAKIGRLELGPPSNLTNPRLVGDVQRLSGRSDEVALRIHGWAKEGYNVSNLIRLYLSDPKAAARSLPYFEANIQRLQGLEEVLRFLDTQGYEREAESLMRRMRDPEKVLEIETELETLRRKIEGFEELPEETPKAQILKELERKRVDEKIDGVYELIMQYHKQITSQTPSPAKCPRCGSSLDVTGACPTCAPTSTKPSFGRPLNPRYSFENFVVGPNSRFAEAAAKAVAEAPGRSYNPLFIYSRSGLGKTHLLQAIGNHISKSTKALVIFAPTDALETEIINAIQDRTLDQLRAAYRRADVLLIDDAQFLAGKERMQEELFQIFNAILDRGGQVVLTSDRPPKEIPSLSERLVTRFESGLLADIQPPDLETRLAILERRVKTEGLRVPKEVLTLIAEVFRDNVRQLEGGLNRVVAFSSLLKSEITLEKAHEILGIEAPKVPHALPRSELTDGHSYLVEEVKPEIAHRLLLTKAKEGYASLGIVRGHPKALRSRAGNLDLTLLWLTDRESSQEKTIPPSLERIMSIIESFLEQKPKAVIMLDDIQYLISNNGFEGVVRFLRNVVDSVSERKAIFLVS is encoded by the coding sequence TTGCTGGCGGAACTGGGCATTCCCGAGGGTCAGGTGGTAGATCGATATCGTGGTGGAGAGGGAGTGTTAAAAAGGGTGCTGGAAGATGTGAAGAGGTACGCCTTCTCTGGTTATATAAAGCTTCAATTCGAGTTCAACATCGACCGAGCGGAGGGAGTCCTGGTATTCAATAGCGGCGAGCCGGTTCTGGCCTTATATGCTTTCCGCAAAGGCGGAGTGATGAAGTCACAGCGGCTGTACAAAGGAGCGCAGGCCGTGGAATTCATATGGGAGGATTCTCTTCTGCCTGAATCTTCTATCTCGCTGCACAGCCGAGTAAGCATTCAAGACATCGAGCGCAGCCACCCTGATGCCAAGATAGGGAGGCTGGAGTTAGGCCCCCCTTCCAATCTTACCAATCCCCGCCTGGTTGGAGATGTGCAGAGATTGTCTGGCAGAAGTGACGAGGTGGCTTTGCGCATCCACGGTTGGGCTAAGGAAGGATACAATGTGAGCAATCTCATCCGCCTTTATTTATCAGACCCCAAAGCAGCGGCACGTTCTCTTCCCTACTTCGAGGCCAACATACAGCGCCTTCAAGGACTGGAAGAGGTTCTGCGCTTCCTAGACACTCAGGGTTATGAAAGGGAGGCGGAGTCCCTCATGCGCAGGATGCGCGACCCGGAAAAGGTCTTGGAGATCGAGACCGAGCTGGAGACGCTTAGGCGGAAGATCGAGGGTTTCGAAGAGCTTCCCGAGGAGACCCCCAAGGCCCAGATCCTTAAAGAGCTGGAGCGCAAAAGGGTGGATGAGAAGATTGATGGGGTGTACGAGCTCATCATGCAGTATCATAAACAAATAACCAGTCAAACCCCCAGTCCAGCCAAATGTCCCCGCTGCGGAAGTTCATTGGATGTCACAGGGGCATGCCCCACCTGTGCCCCGACCTCCACTAAGCCTTCCTTCGGTCGTCCCCTGAATCCACGCTATTCATTTGAGAACTTCGTGGTCGGCCCCAACTCCCGCTTCGCTGAGGCTGCGGCCAAAGCGGTGGCAGAGGCGCCAGGGCGCTCCTATAACCCCTTGTTCATCTACTCTCGCTCTGGCCTAGGGAAGACCCACCTGCTGCAGGCCATTGGAAATCACATCTCAAAATCCACTAAGGCCTTGGTGATCTTCGCTCCCACTGATGCTCTTGAAACGGAGATAATAAATGCCATCCAAGACAGGACGCTGGATCAGCTGCGGGCAGCTTACCGACGGGCGGATGTTCTCCTAATCGATGACGCTCAATTCTTGGCAGGCAAAGAGCGAATGCAGGAGGAGCTCTTCCAGATATTCAACGCCATACTGGATCGAGGAGGGCAAGTGGTCCTGACCTCAGATAGGCCGCCTAAGGAGATTCCCTCCCTCAGTGAAAGATTAGTCACCAGGTTCGAATCGGGATTGCTAGCAGACATACAGCCTCCTGACCTGGAGACGCGCCTTGCCATCTTGGAACGAAGGGTAAAAACCGAGGGGCTGCGCGTCCCTAAAGAAGTTTTAACGTTAATAGCTGAGGTCTTCAGGGATAACGTGCGTCAGCTAGAAGGAGGGCTGAATCGAGTGGTGGCCTTCTCCTCCTTGCTCAAATCCGAGATCACCTTGGAGAAGGCCCACGAGATACTAGGAATCGAGGCTCCCAAGGTCCCACACGCCCTCCCACGCTCGGAATTGACGGATGGCCACTCCTACCTGGTGGAGGAGGTGAAGCCAGAGATCGCGCATAGGCTGCTCCTCACCAAGGCCAAGGAGGGGTATGCCTCGCTAGGCATTGTGCGTGGCCATCCCAAAGCATTGCGAAGCCGCGCAGGTAATTTGGACCTAACGCTTTTATGGCTCACGGATAGGGAGTCGTCTCAGGAAAAGACCATCCCTCCTTCGCTGGAGAGGATCATGAGCATTATAGAGTCCTTCCTGGAGCAAAAGCCGAAGGCAGTGATCATGCTCGATGACATCCAGTATCTGATCTCTAACAATGGCTTCGAGGGTGTGGTGCGCTTCTTGCGCAATGTGGTGGACAGCGTTTCTGAGCGCAAGGCCATTTTTCTCGTCTCC
- the thiC gene encoding phosphomethylpyrimidine synthase ThiC codes for MTLMERLCTEMSREIKEVAEQEGVELETVRRGVLKGRIVIPRNPRHAPKPCGIGEGLRVKVNVNVGTSRDHCVPEEEMEKVRISLRYGADTIMDLSTGGDIDEMRRSILKVVDIPVGTVPIYQTGLRLARHGAVVDMDEDDIFRGIELHAKDGVDFMTVHCGITRESVSWLRRSGRLTDVVSRGGAFLVAWILHHDLENPLYQRFDYLLEMAREHQFTLSLGDGLRPGCIHDASDAAQLSELFILGRLVKRAREAGVQAMVEGPGHVPLDQIEANVRLQKAVCDGAPFYVLGPLVTDIAPGYDHITAAIGGAMAAYAGADFLCYVTPAEHLSLPTPEDVKEGLIASKIAAHAADLARGRGREKDDLMALARRNLDWEGMFSQALDPEKARALRARGHNEDMEGCSMCGDVCAIKIVRNYLKKT; via the coding sequence ATGACATTGATGGAGAGACTTTGCACCGAAATGTCGAGAGAGATAAAAGAGGTGGCTGAGCAGGAAGGGGTCGAACTCGAAACGGTGCGCCGAGGGGTTCTTAAAGGAAGGATCGTCATACCACGAAACCCACGGCATGCCCCCAAGCCATGCGGTATAGGAGAAGGTTTGAGGGTGAAAGTGAACGTAAACGTAGGCACGTCTAGGGATCATTGCGTTCCAGAGGAGGAGATGGAGAAGGTCAGGATATCTCTGCGCTATGGCGCTGACACCATTATGGATCTTAGCACTGGAGGAGATATTGACGAAATGAGGAGATCCATACTGAAGGTGGTTGATATCCCTGTAGGGACCGTTCCTATATATCAGACAGGATTGCGCCTGGCAAGGCACGGCGCAGTGGTGGACATGGATGAGGATGATATCTTTCGGGGCATAGAGCTGCATGCCAAGGATGGCGTGGACTTTATGACGGTCCATTGTGGAATCACCCGAGAGAGCGTTTCCTGGTTGAGGAGATCCGGAAGGCTAACGGACGTAGTTTCGCGGGGAGGGGCGTTCCTGGTAGCATGGATACTACACCACGATTTGGAGAATCCTCTTTACCAGCGTTTCGACTACCTGCTAGAGATGGCGAGAGAGCACCAATTCACACTATCTCTTGGGGACGGACTTAGGCCTGGCTGCATTCACGATGCCAGCGATGCAGCACAGCTCTCCGAGCTCTTCATTCTAGGTAGACTGGTTAAGCGGGCTCGGGAGGCTGGGGTCCAAGCCATGGTGGAAGGGCCGGGGCATGTCCCTCTGGACCAGATTGAAGCCAATGTGCGCCTGCAGAAGGCGGTCTGCGATGGGGCCCCCTTCTACGTCCTAGGTCCTTTGGTCACGGATATCGCTCCAGGATATGATCACATAACCGCTGCCATCGGGGGGGCCATGGCGGCCTATGCTGGTGCGGATTTCCTTTGCTATGTGACTCCTGCGGAGCATCTCTCTCTGCCCACTCCTGAGGATGTGAAGGAGGGGCTCATAGCCTCTAAGATAGCTGCTCACGCTGCTGATTTGGCGAGGGGGAGAGGCAGAGAAAAAGATGACCTCATGGCTTTGGCCAGGCGCAATCTAGATTGGGAAGGCATGTTTTCCCAAGCGCTCGACCCTGAAAAGGCTCGGGCCCTCCGTGCTCGAGGTCATAATGAGGACATGGAAGGATGCTCCATGTGCGGCGACGTTTGTGCAATCAAGATTGTTCGAAACTATCTCAAGAAGACTTAA
- the gyrB gene encoding DNA topoisomerase (ATP-hydrolyzing) subunit B — protein sequence MEDSSYTADRIQVLEGLQAVRKRPGMYIGSTDARGLHHLVYEVVDNSIDEAMAGFCSRIDVTINQDGSVTVADDGRGIPTGIIEKYGKPAVEVVLTHLHAGGKFDRKSYKVSGGLHGVGLTVVNSLSLWLEVRVRKEGREKAIKFERGELVEALHDIGPAEGTGTTITFKPDPEIFPDTNFDDETLAHRLRDLAFLNRNVVINFKDMRNGREEHFHYEGGINEFVASLNKTKTVLHEKPIYIYAEPEGMVVELSMQYTDAFNESIFTYVNNINTIEGGTHLAGFRSALTRTINDYARKYNFLKQNDEPFTGEDVREGLTAILSIRVPEPQFEGQTKTKLGNSEVKGIVESTLNTKLYEYLEENPKVAETVVKRCMLAAQAREAARKARDLTRRKGYLESTSLPGKLSDCTEKDPAKSELFIVEGDSAGGSSRQGRNREFQAILPIRGKILNVEKARMDKILKNQEIRNLITALGCGIGQDFNIANVRYHKIIIMTDADVDGAHIRTLLLTLFFRYMRPLIESGYVYIAQPPLYRVYRGNREKYVYTEKEKAMALEELGKGAQVQRYKGLGEMNPHQLWETTMDPARRVMKQVTIEDAVRADELFTILMGDEVQPRREFIITHAKEVENLDV from the coding sequence ATGGAGGACTCAAGCTACACGGCCGATCGCATTCAGGTTCTCGAAGGTTTGCAGGCCGTGCGCAAGCGGCCAGGGATGTATATAGGATCAACAGACGCAAGAGGGCTGCATCACCTCGTTTACGAGGTGGTGGATAACAGCATCGATGAGGCCATGGCGGGATTCTGCAGCCGCATCGACGTCACTATAAATCAGGACGGAAGCGTCACTGTGGCCGATGATGGGAGGGGCATACCTACAGGCATCATCGAAAAATATGGAAAACCTGCGGTGGAGGTAGTTCTCACTCATCTGCATGCTGGTGGGAAATTCGATAGGAAATCCTATAAGGTGTCTGGCGGACTGCATGGCGTAGGCCTCACGGTAGTCAACTCTCTATCGTTATGGTTAGAGGTGCGCGTGAGGAAGGAGGGTAGGGAAAAGGCCATAAAATTCGAGCGTGGGGAACTGGTCGAGGCCCTGCATGACATCGGCCCGGCAGAGGGCACAGGTACCACCATCACCTTCAAGCCAGATCCAGAGATATTCCCTGATACAAATTTCGATGATGAGACCCTGGCCCATCGCCTAAGAGACTTGGCCTTTCTCAACCGGAATGTAGTGATTAATTTCAAGGACATGCGGAACGGAAGGGAAGAGCATTTCCATTATGAAGGTGGCATAAATGAGTTCGTAGCCTCATTGAACAAGACTAAAACTGTTCTGCATGAGAAACCGATTTACATCTACGCTGAGCCAGAGGGTATGGTGGTGGAGCTCTCTATGCAGTATACGGATGCATTTAATGAGAGCATCTTCACTTATGTAAACAATATTAACACCATAGAGGGGGGGACGCATCTAGCGGGCTTCCGCTCGGCCCTCACCAGAACCATCAATGATTATGCCAGGAAGTATAATTTCTTGAAACAGAACGATGAACCTTTCACTGGTGAGGATGTACGTGAAGGCTTGACCGCTATTCTCAGCATAAGAGTTCCAGAGCCTCAGTTCGAAGGACAGACCAAGACCAAGTTGGGCAATTCTGAGGTCAAAGGTATCGTGGAGAGCACGCTCAACACCAAGTTATACGAGTATCTCGAGGAGAATCCTAAAGTGGCTGAGACGGTAGTCAAGCGTTGCATGCTGGCAGCGCAAGCGCGGGAGGCAGCGCGCAAAGCTCGAGACCTAACCCGCCGAAAGGGGTACTTGGAGTCCACCTCTCTGCCAGGTAAGCTTTCGGACTGTACGGAAAAGGATCCGGCCAAGAGTGAGCTCTTCATCGTGGAAGGGGATAGTGCCGGTGGCAGCAGCCGTCAGGGTCGTAATCGTGAGTTTCAGGCCATATTGCCCATTCGAGGCAAGATATTGAATGTGGAGAAGGCGCGTATGGACAAAATCCTAAAGAACCAAGAGATACGCAATCTCATAACCGCTCTAGGCTGCGGAATAGGGCAGGATTTCAACATAGCCAATGTTAGGTATCATAAGATTATCATAATGACCGATGCCGATGTTGATGGAGCACATATCCGCACCCTTCTGTTAACCCTCTTCTTCCGCTACATGAGGCCGCTCATCGAAAGCGGCTACGTTTACATCGCTCAGCCCCCCCTATATCGTGTGTACCGAGGCAATCGAGAGAAGTACGTTTATACCGAAAAAGAGAAAGCCATGGCCTTAGAGGAGCTGGGCAAGGGTGCCCAGGTGCAACGCTATAAAGGACTGGGGGAGATGAATCCCCATCAGCTCTGGGAGACGACCATGGATCCAGCGAGAAGGGTGATGAA